A stretch of Vespa velutina chromosome 8, iVesVel2.1, whole genome shotgun sequence DNA encodes these proteins:
- the LOC124951020 gene encoding odorant receptor 10a-like: MTVSKTLLFVVYGVMKGIQTFMYAWYGSIIISEGENFRRKIYCCKWYAYGNLSIMKKILFILTQKPMVLVACHFFSISLDMFLKIINTSMSYYFLLQTFEEMNVR; this comes from the exons ATGACAGTGTCAAAAACTCTTTTATTCGTTGTTTATGGTGTAATGAAAGGAATACAAACTTTTATGTATGCTTGGTATGGAAGCATCATTATATCCGag GGTGAAAATTTTCGCAGAAAGATATATTGTTGCAAATGGTATGCATATGgtaatttatctattatgaaaaagattctttttatattaacacaAAAACCAATGGTATTGGTAGcatgtcattttttttctatctcattaGATATGTTTCTTAAG ATTATCAATACGTCAAtgtcgtattattttttattacaaacatTCGAAGAAATGAATGTACGTTAA
- the LOC124951019 gene encoding odorant receptor Or2-like isoform X2, whose translation MNLESMFEEMLKKTHYRPVILSLLNFFKRPAYIVFYLTMFVILLYLFRPFLLIVYQVIKNVSPKHYVLPYPATFPWIDGTPNMVFQVQFLFEIIFGWFVISVTSAVDTVYGFYIFQMSGVLRAMCFECEHLEKSSKELDVILRNCIKRQILLLRCRDIIQNVYGPVVLCLIVSSVIVLCALIFQMFQTEISIGKTVLFLIYGMMKMTQAFLYSWYGSILSVESEAFRQSIYCCRWYQEGNIKLMKGVLLILVQKPIVLTACHLFCISLDLFVKILNTSLSYYFLLQTFDENNDER comes from the exons ATGAATCTCGAATCGATGTTCGAAGAAATGCTTAAAAAAACACATTATCGACCTGTTATATTGTCATtgctaaatttttttaaacgtcctgcatatattgttttctatttGACCATGTTTGTAATACTACTGTATTTATTTAGACCGTTTTTATTGATCGTCTATCAAGTTATCAAGAATGTCAGTCCCAAACATTATGTTCTTCCCTATCCTGCCACTTTTCCATGGATCGATGGAACTCCGAATATGGTTTTTCAAGtgcaatttcttttcgaaattatattcGGTTGGTTCGTGATTTCCGTGACCAGCGCCGTTGATACGGTTTACGgattttacatatttcaaaTGAGTGGAGTTCTACGTGCCATGTGTTTCGAATGCGAGCATCTTGAAAAATCATCTAAGGAGCTCGATGTCATTCTACGTAACTGCATTAAAAGACAGATCTTACTTTTACGTTGTCGTGATATCATTCAGAATGTTTATGGACCAGTTGTACTATGCTTAATAGTGAGCAGTGTTATTGTTCTATGTGCGCtgatatttcaaatgtttcag acAGAAATAAGTATAGGTAAAActgttttgtttcttatttatgGAATGATGAAAATGACCCAAGCATTTTTGTATTCTTGGTATGGAAGTATTCTTAGTGTTGAG agtgAAGCATTCCGACAAAGTATTTATTGCTGTAGATGGTATCAAGAAGGAAATATTAAACTGATGAAAGGTGTTCTTCTTATATTGGTACAGAAACCAATTGTATTGACAGCATGTCACCTCTTTTGTATCTCATTGGATCTTTTCGTTAAG atACTTAATACGTCCttgtcatattattttttgttgcaAACATTCGATGAGAATAATGATgaacgttaa
- the LOC124951019 gene encoding uncharacterized protein LOC124951019 isoform X1 — MNLESMFEEMLKKTHYRPVILSLLNFFKRPAYIVFYLTMFVILLYLFRPFLLIVYQVIKNVSPKHYVLPYPATFPWIDGTPNMVFQVQFLFEIIFGWFVISVTSAVDTVYGFYIFQMSGVLRAMCFECEHLEKSSKELDVILRNCIKRQILLLRCRDIIQNVYGPVVLCLIVSSVIVLCALIFQMFQTEISIGKTVLFLIYGMMKMTQAFLYSWYGSILSVESEAFRQSIYCCRWYQEGNIKLMKGVLLILVQKPIVLTACHLFCISLDLFVKVNIVITNYISFLIFVRLSIFAFLLLDT; from the exons ATGAATCTCGAATCGATGTTCGAAGAAATGCTTAAAAAAACACATTATCGACCTGTTATATTGTCATtgctaaatttttttaaacgtcctgcatatattgttttctatttGACCATGTTTGTAATACTACTGTATTTATTTAGACCGTTTTTATTGATCGTCTATCAAGTTATCAAGAATGTCAGTCCCAAACATTATGTTCTTCCCTATCCTGCCACTTTTCCATGGATCGATGGAACTCCGAATATGGTTTTTCAAGtgcaatttcttttcgaaattatattcGGTTGGTTCGTGATTTCCGTGACCAGCGCCGTTGATACGGTTTACGgattttacatatttcaaaTGAGTGGAGTTCTACGTGCCATGTGTTTCGAATGCGAGCATCTTGAAAAATCATCTAAGGAGCTCGATGTCATTCTACGTAACTGCATTAAAAGACAGATCTTACTTTTACGTTGTCGTGATATCATTCAGAATGTTTATGGACCAGTTGTACTATGCTTAATAGTGAGCAGTGTTATTGTTCTATGTGCGCtgatatttcaaatgtttcag acAGAAATAAGTATAGGTAAAActgttttgtttcttatttatgGAATGATGAAAATGACCCAAGCATTTTTGTATTCTTGGTATGGAAGTATTCTTAGTGTTGAG agtgAAGCATTCCGACAAAGTATTTATTGCTGTAGATGGTATCAAGAAGGAAATATTAAACTGATGAAAGGTGTTCTTCTTATATTGGTACAGAAACCAATTGTATTGACAGCATGTCACCTCTTTTGTATCTCATTGGATCTTTTCGTTAAGGTAAACattgttattacaaattacatatcatttttaattttcgttcgattaagcatttttgcttttttacttttagatACTTAA